The proteins below come from a single Methanofastidiosum sp. genomic window:
- a CDS encoding tyrosine-type recombinase/integrase, with amino-acid sequence MFEDYLMELELRGQSKNTIRNYGYTLSNFFDFTNKNPESVSELDIKRYMIHLKNEKNATNRTIHRHLNALRSYFRYQNIDIADKVMLPKLSKPLPKFLTKEEIKILLEEPGKLRDKCLIRLLYSTGLRVSELVKLNKNDIKTESIHVVSGKGSKDRIVFVDSKTREMLDRYILERNDTNEALFLSNHNERISARTIQWLIKKYSKEAGIEKKVTPHVLRHSFATHMLEGDADIVVIKELLGHSNLSTTQIYTHVTDERRKKVYDKAHPLSNE; translated from the coding sequence ATGTTTGAAGACTATCTGATGGAGCTAGAGCTTCGAGGTCAATCTAAAAATACAATTAGAAATTATGGTTACACTTTGTCCAATTTTTTCGATTTCACGAATAAAAATCCCGAATCAGTTTCTGAATTGGACATTAAACGTTATATGATCCATCTAAAAAATGAAAAAAATGCGACTAATAGAACAATTCATAGGCATCTCAACGCATTGCGTTCTTATTTTAGATACCAAAATATTGACATTGCAGACAAAGTAATGCTGCCAAAACTGTCCAAACCTTTGCCCAAATTTTTAACTAAAGAGGAAATTAAAATTCTTCTCGAGGAGCCTGGTAAATTACGTGATAAATGCTTAATCCGATTGTTGTATTCTACTGGTTTAAGGGTGTCAGAGTTAGTTAAACTTAATAAAAATGATATAAAAACTGAATCAATCCATGTTGTATCTGGTAAAGGATCTAAAGATAGGATCGTATTTGTAGATTCTAAAACTAGAGAAATGTTAGATCGTTATATATTAGAGAGAAACGATACAAACGAAGCTCTTTTTTTGAGCAATCATAATGAAAGAATATCTGCAAGGACAATTCAATGGTTGATAAAGAAATACTCTAAAGAGGCGGGAATTGAAAAAAAAGTTACGCCGCATGTATTGAGGCATTCATTTGCAACTCACATGCTAGAGGGCGATGCGGATATAGTAGTGATAAAGGAACTTCTTGGGCATTCCAATTTGTCTACTACTCAGATTTATACCCATGTAACAGATGAAAGAAGAAAGAAAGTTTATGATAAAGCACATCCTCTATCTAATGAATAA
- a CDS encoding isopentenyl phosphate kinase → MIIIKAGGSAITKKSEDFTPNMEVISTLAQEIKEAGRVSILIHGAGSYGHPIAKKYSLGKGYFDDYQLKGFSETRASISELDSIVLKSLMQNGLTPVKIGTFSNFITSNGRIVEFHKEPLLRAIELGLLPVFTGDLVFDRTRVFSILSGDQIVSYLSKLLKPSRVIFGTDVDGIYTGDPKKENVKLIDTITEDNIKEVFKFAKDTGDASGGMEGKFSEILPIFDMGIEIDVINLTKKGNLIEALRGNVNGTVIKKKNLSK, encoded by the coding sequence ATGATTATAATAAAAGCAGGCGGCTCAGCAATCACTAAAAAAAGTGAAGACTTTACCCCAAATATGGAAGTAATTTCTACTCTTGCTCAAGAAATTAAAGAGGCTGGAAGAGTATCGATATTGATTCACGGAGCTGGCTCTTATGGGCACCCTATTGCAAAGAAATATTCTTTGGGAAAAGGTTATTTTGATGATTATCAACTTAAAGGTTTTTCTGAAACACGAGCTAGTATAAGTGAACTTGACAGCATTGTACTAAAATCTCTGATGCAAAATGGATTAACACCTGTAAAGATAGGTACTTTTTCTAACTTTATTACATCTAACGGCAGGATTGTTGAATTCCATAAAGAACCTTTGCTAAGGGCGATAGAACTTGGGCTACTGCCTGTATTTACTGGAGATCTTGTCTTTGATAGAACTAGAGTATTCTCAATATTATCAGGAGATCAGATAGTATCTTACCTATCAAAACTACTTAAGCCTTCAAGAGTTATATTCGGAACAGATGTAGATGGAATATATACGGGGGACCCGAAGAAAGAAAATGTTAAATTAATTGATACCATAACAGAAGACAATATCAAAGAAGTTTTTAAATTTGCTAAAGATACTGGAGATGCTTCCGGCGGTATGGAAGGTAAATTTTCAGAGATACTTCCAATATTTGACATGGGCATAGAAATAGATGTTATTAATTTAACTAAAAAAGGTAATTTGATAGAAGCGCTTAGAGGAAATGTAAACGGAACTGTAATTAAAAAGAAGAATCTTTCAAAATAA
- a CDS encoding putative DNA modification/repair radical SAM protein — protein sequence MTSLEKIVHLATQSEYDCIGDEGKIFENIDLSKIDALGQGTKHDICTSSSTRRVVDQNEVLGDVTRSGICHSFTANGRCVSMFKTLFTNYCTHDCKYCQNSTDYKGPKSIYSYTPEELARITISLYKGNYIEGLFLSSGVSSDEDLITEKMIETLKILNDKYSFAGYVHFKVLPGVSYEYIKQASEMADRLSVNIETPSKNYLSELSSTKNYVNDILKRQHYIKKLELKKELPAGQTTQLVVGACGESDFDIFKRTLKEYKEMMLKRVYYSVFNPITATSLEGLSAQPTWREHRLYQMDWLYRVYKFSENEIKIAFDEEGFLNNKDPKLFIALNTLDSSIDPNDASYDELLRVPGIGPKSAYRIVNYRKKNKIYKREQLLNLGVRVKNATPFLKINGGEYSRLDRWVGCQTQ from the coding sequence ATGACTTCCCTTGAAAAAATAGTTCATCTTGCAACTCAAAGCGAGTATGATTGTATCGGGGATGAGGGAAAAATATTTGAGAATATTGATTTGTCAAAAATAGATGCCTTGGGCCAAGGAACTAAACACGATATTTGTACCTCTTCGTCAACTAGGAGAGTTGTTGACCAAAATGAAGTTTTGGGTGATGTAACAAGGTCAGGAATTTGTCATTCTTTTACTGCAAATGGTCGTTGTGTTTCTATGTTCAAAACACTATTCACAAACTACTGCACCCATGACTGCAAATACTGCCAAAATTCAACAGATTACAAAGGCCCTAAAAGCATTTACTCGTATACTCCAGAAGAGTTAGCAAGGATAACAATCTCACTATACAAGGGAAATTACATAGAAGGGCTTTTTTTAAGTTCTGGTGTTAGTTCAGATGAGGATCTTATTACGGAAAAAATGATAGAGACTCTAAAAATTTTAAATGACAAATATAGTTTTGCCGGTTACGTCCACTTTAAGGTCTTGCCTGGGGTGTCCTATGAATATATCAAGCAAGCATCCGAGATGGCCGATAGATTAAGCGTAAATATTGAAACTCCCTCTAAGAATTATCTTTCAGAATTAAGTAGTACCAAAAATTATGTGAATGATATCTTAAAGAGGCAGCATTACATCAAAAAATTGGAATTAAAAAAAGAATTGCCCGCCGGCCAGACAACTCAACTAGTTGTAGGCGCTTGTGGGGAAAGTGATTTTGATATATTCAAAAGGACCCTTAAAGAATATAAAGAAATGATGTTAAAAAGAGTATATTATTCAGTTTTTAATCCCATCACCGCAACATCTTTAGAAGGATTATCTGCACAGCCAACATGGCGGGAACACAGATTGTATCAGATGGATTGGTTATATAGAGTGTACAAATTTTCTGAAAATGAAATTAAAATAGCCTTTGATGAAGAGGGATTTCTAAATAATAAAGATCCAAAACTTTTCATTGCATTGAATACTCTCGATTCCTCCATTGATCCAAATGATGCATCATATGATGAACTCTTGAGAGTTCCAGGGATAGGGCCAAAAAGCGCTTATAGAATTGTGAATTACAGGAAAAAGAACAAAATTTACAAAAGAGAGCAGCTTCTAAACTTAGGAGTACGAGTAAAAAATGCCACGCCTTTTTTGAAAATAAATGGCGGAGAATATTCTAGATTGGACCGGTGGGTTGGATGTCAGACTCAATAA
- a CDS encoding adenylate kinase has translation MRIILLGPPGCGKGTQADIISKDFDIPHISTGDILRDNVKRGTDVGRNAKEYMDSGCLVPDEIIISMMKERFLEDDCTKGFLLDGFPRTIAQAEALDDLLDQMDMSLDYIVNIDVKDEDIINRISKRLSCPNCGEVYNLLFKKPKKEMSCDTCGGKLHQRDDDKEEVIRNRLDVYRKQTAPLISYYKEKIKNVDGSKNIGQVTKDIFKILKS, from the coding sequence ATGAGAATAATTCTTTTAGGTCCGCCAGGTTGCGGAAAAGGAACCCAGGCCGACATTATTTCTAAGGATTTTGATATACCTCATATATCTACTGGAGATATACTTAGAGATAATGTCAAAAGAGGAACAGATGTAGGTAGAAATGCAAAAGAATATATGGATTCCGGATGCCTTGTTCCGGATGAAATCATTATTAGCATGATGAAAGAAAGATTTTTAGAAGATGACTGTACAAAAGGATTTTTGCTTGATGGATTTCCAAGAACCATAGCTCAGGCTGAAGCTTTAGATGATTTGTTAGATCAAATGGATATGTCCTTGGACTATATTGTAAATATTGATGTCAAAGATGAAGATATAATCAATAGAATCTCAAAGAGATTATCATGTCCAAACTGTGGAGAAGTCTATAATTTACTTTTCAAGAAACCTAAGAAAGAGATGTCATGTGACACGTGTGGAGGAAAGCTTCATCAAAGAGATGATGATAAAGAAGAAGTGATAAGAAATAGACTTGATGTTTACAGAAAGCAAACTGCGCCTTTGATATCTTATTACAAAGAAAAAATAAAAAATGTAGACGGTAGTAAGAATATCGGTCAAGTCACAAAAGACATTTTTAAGATTCTAAAATCTTAA
- a CDS encoding DUF4130 domain-containing protein → MSDSISVSEYLLMNKNVPTILLEISTKISWHDLNTSADSEIVKIRRKVGEVRSEIHRMRGFVRFNSINDKILFGYMKPEHKIGRLVTDIFARRFQKNLIILGNDHRVWASYYSDNFYKRYEDSRSLDEIIEKVKLLIGSDEEVDIEKIWQVYYESQYIKERENHKLFYKNMPKKHLKSTGNNIELRLNTKTLDEYISSD, encoded by the coding sequence ATGTCAGACTCAATAAGTGTATCAGAATATCTTTTAATGAATAAGAATGTTCCAACAATTCTTTTAGAAATATCAACAAAAATATCTTGGCATGACTTGAACACTTCAGCAGATTCTGAAATAGTAAAGATTAGAAGAAAAGTTGGGGAAGTTAGATCAGAGATACATCGAATGAGGGGATTTGTTAGATTCAATTCAATTAATGATAAGATACTTTTTGGTTATATGAAGCCTGAACATAAAATAGGAAGGTTAGTTACAGATATTTTTGCTAGAAGATTTCAAAAGAATTTGATTATCCTAGGCAATGATCATAGAGTTTGGGCATCTTATTATTCGGATAATTTCTACAAAAGATATGAAGATTCAAGGAGTCTAGATGAAATAATAGAGAAAGTAAAGTTATTAATAGGGTCAGACGAGGAAGTTGACATAGAAAAAATATGGCAAGTCTACTACGAATCCCAATATATAAAAGAAAGAGAAAATCACAAACTCTTCTATAAAAACATGCCAAAAAAACATCTTAAATCGACGGGGAACAACATAGAACTAAGGTTAAACACTAAGACTTTGGACGAGTATATATCTTCTGATTAA